GATCTTCGGCGTCGAGGTACCGGTGTCGGTGGTGATCAGCCCGGCGAACGGTCTGCGTGAGGTTGCGGACTACGTTGCGGCAGGACGAGATTCGATCGAACCGCGCCCGACCTTCGCGTCGGTGCATGGCGATGGCTCGCGGGTTCGGGCGGACGAGCTCACGCTGGACAAGTTCCTCGACGCCCGCACTCTTGCGAACGCGGCGACATTGCCCACGCCCCGCGGGGCCCGCCAGGACCGTGCTGCTCACCGGCGCGAACGGCTACCTCGGTCGCTTTCTGTGCCTGGAATGGTTGGAGCGGCTGAACGTGATCGGGGGGACGCTGATCTGCCTCGTGCGCGGCGGCGACCAGGCCGCCGCGCGCAAACGCCTCGACGCCGCCTTCGACAGCGGCGACCAGGCGCTCGTCCAGCATTTCCAGGAGCTGGCCGCCACGAACCTCGAGGTGCTCGCCGGCGACATCGGCGAGCCGAACCTCGGCCTGGACGCGGCGACGTGGGACCGGCTCGCCGGCAGCGTGGATCTGATCGTGCACCCGGCCGCGCTGGTCAACCATGTGCTGCCATACCGACAGCTGTTCGGGCCGAATGTGGTCGGCACCGCCGAGTTGATCCGCCTGGCCGTCACCACCCGGCTGAAGCCGTTCACCTATTTGTCGACCGTCGCGGTGGCCGCGCAGATCGATCCGCCCGTCTTCGACGAAGACGGCGACATCCGTGCGATAAGCGCGACGCGCGCTGTCGACGAGAGCTACGCCAATGGCTACGGCAACAGCAAGTGGGCGGGGGAGGTGCTGCTGCGGGAGGCCAACGACCTGTGTGGTCTGCCGGTCGTGGTATTCCGTTCGGACATGATCCTGGCGCACAGCCGCTACGCCGGCCAGCTCAACGTGCCGGACATGTTTACTCGATTGCTGGTGAGCCTGATCGCAACGGGGATCGCGCCGTTCTCCTTCTACCGCACCGGCGCCGAGGGCAACCGGCCACGCGCCCACTACGACGGCCTGCCCGCCGATTTCACCGCCGAGGCGATCACCACCCTCGGTGCCGCGGCCACCGCAGGCTTCCAGACCTTCGACGTGCTCAACCCACACGACGACGGCCTCTCGCTCGACGAGTTCGTCGACTGGCTGATCGACTCCGGTCACCGGATCGAGCGGATCGCCGACTATGGCGAGTGGTTCGCCCGCTTCGAGATCGCGCTGCGGGCGTTACCGGAAAAGCAGCGCCAGGCGTCCCTGCTGCCGTTGCTGCACGCCTACCGGCGCGCGGCTCCCGCCGTTCGCGGCTCCGCCCTTCCCGCGAAGAAATTCCGATCCGCCGTCCAGGCCGCGAAAATCGGTACCGATCACGATATTCCGCACGTGTCGCGTGGGCTCATCGAGAAATACGCGACCGACCTGAAACTGCGGGGCCTGCTGTAAGCGTCGCGTGGCTCGACTCGGATGCTGCCCCTTCGCTGGGACGCGCTTCGAGTTCGCCGCTCACCAGCGGCTGCTGTCCGCTCAGGCAGTGGACGTTGGTAATCCGGCTGCCGGATCTCGGAGTTGACGGCGAAGTCGCGTGCGGGTTCGGCGGGCTGGTTGTGCCAGCGGATGTGCGCGGCGACGGCGTCGTCCTGCTCGCCGTAGCTGCGGTGGTAGGTTGTCCGCAACCGCTTCGGCTTGCGCCGCGGCCGCCGGTCACGACCGGCGCGTGGCAACCAGGTCGAGTGGTCCGAACTCGTCCACACGGATCACGCGCCCGTCTGCGGCTGGGTTGTCGTAGACATCGAGCACCCCGCCCGTCGACCTCGTCTTCGAAATCTGCGGCTAGGAGCCGCTCTCGATCAGTTCGCGCAGGAAGCAGAGAGGGCAATGGGGTCGAAAGGAGCTGTCGTCTCGGCCTGGGCGGTGTCCGTGGGTTCCAGCGGTACTCCGTCCGGGGCCGCCGCCGCGATCGCCGGCTGCAGACCGATTGCAAGCGAGATCGCCCCGGCGGCAATGACATTCAGCATGCCACGGTCCATGAGGTCCTCCAGGTTGATGAGAGAAGTCGCCACGGTATCAGGGTTCGCCCCAGAGCAAAGCCCTGATCTGACACAGAATCTGCCGCGACAAGGTGGTCGCGGCAACGCCAGTTATTCCTACCGAATCGGGCCGCGGCGTCTGACGCTGTAAATCCGGGCGAGTGCTTGGTCTGGTCCGGGTAAGCGTTCTTCGGCATGCGTCAGAAACTCATCCGCAACGATAGTTCCAACACCATTCCCGATGGGCTGCCAGGTGTTAGCCTCGATCAGCTCGGCGCGAGGGAATGCCGTAGACCGATTCAGAAGGGAGATAACCGATCACGGGTCCAGTTGCACCCCCATCGAGGCACGCGCCGATCGACCTGAAAATCGTCACCCGTACAAAAGCTGGGCATGTGACCGAGCCGCGTGCCGCGCGTACCGACCATGTCGTCGAATGCCTATTCCTTTTGGAGTCCCGTCTTTTGACCACGCCACATTTCCAGCCACCCACGTCGACGTCCGATCCTGGCTGCCCCATCCAGCACGGTTCGCCGATCGACACCGACGGCCACAGGGTCGCACTGTATTCGGAGGCATTCGCGGCGGATCCGCACCACGCCTACCGTGAGATGCGTCGCAGGTATGGTCCACTCGTTCCGGTGGAGCTGGCGCCGGACGTGCCCGCCACTTTGGTGATCGGCTACTACACGGCCCTGCGCATCCTCCACGACCCCGAGCACTTTCCAGCCGATCCGCGCACCTGGCAGAAGAACATTCCCGGCGAGTGCCCGATCCTGCCGATGCTGGAGTGGCGGCCCAATGCCTTGCGCAGCGCGGGCCTGGAGCACCTGCGCTACCGGCAGGCCACCGTTGCGGCCATCTCCGAGGTCGATCTGCACGCCATGCACGCCACTATCGAGCAGATCGCCATTTCGGTGATCAATGCATTCTGCCAGGACGGCGCGGCGGAGCTGATCAGCCAGTACGCGTTTCCGCTCACCTTCGCGGTGCTCAACGCCATACTCGGCTGCCCACCGGATATCGGGCAGCACGTCGCGACCGGCATGGCCGCCATCTTCGAGGGCGTCAACGCAGCCAAGGGC
The DNA window shown above is from Nocardia sp. NBC_01730 and carries:
- a CDS encoding cytochrome P450 — translated: MTEPRAARTDHVVECLFLLESRLLTTPHFQPPTSTSDPGCPIQHGSPIDTDGHRVALYSEAFAADPHHAYREMRRRYGPLVPVELAPDVPATLVIGYYTALRILHDPEHFPADPRTWQKNIPGECPILPMLEWRPNALRSAGLEHLRYRQATVAAISEVDLHAMHATIEQIAISVINAFCQDGAAELISQYAFPLTFAVLNAILGCPPDIGQHVATGMAAIFEGVNAAKGNAMITDALFNLVQTKRKEPGDDITSRLLQHPAALDDVEMIHQLVTMYGAGIEPTQNLIVNTLRLMLTDHRFAGGILGGSLSTRDALDKVLFSDPPGANYCVSYPKQPILIDSVWLPAHQPVVISMTGCNNDPAINTGEYTDNRAHLAWSLGPHACPAGSAAYLIAQDAIDQLLDALPEMRLAVAAQDLVWRPGPFHRALVSLPVVFPKSPPLTVF